The window ATGTCTTCCAAACCTGCCCGCCTTGTAAAGATAGCCTTTAAACCCCAGAAGCACTTCACTGCCCTGAGCTTAGCAGATTCTTTTTCTAGTAGAAGAAATGGAAGTATGCAGACTTTTAAGGTTGCCACTCTCAGCCAGCAGTATCCTCTGTCCTGAGTCCTCTGATGTCTTACATCTAGAACTTTTGCCCACAAATTAGAGGTAGGTGTAGTGCCCACTCCCACttacagagacttgttattaaagTCCTGTTGTTCCTCTGGTTTTGTTACCATAGCTGGTTGCTCACAATCCTGCATCACTTGTTCCTGATGGGTACGTCCTGTCTTCTCCCAGGGCTGGGTTATTTTTTGGGTTGAGTTGACAAGCTGTAAATATGGGCCAGTGTCATCCCACTGCCTGTTTTGCCTAGCAAGTCAGCTCAGAATAGCTGTTACATTTCCAGGTAGTTCCATAAGTGCCCGCAGTGCTTGAGGTTTAGCTTCTTGACTCACTAACACTAAAATTTTTCTGCCTTGCTCTTGAAGTTTGCTGAGCTCAGTTCAAACAGAACCGGTGGCTGACTTACCTGCTCCATGACTGCCTAAGCACTGTGTGTGGATTTTCTCACTTCACCCTCTAATGACTATACAAAGTGTGCACTTGTGTTTATCTCCACTTAACGGACGAGCAAATGGAGACACAGAGTACTGAAATAACTTGTTCCAGCTCCCGCAGCTAGGGAGTCCGTGTCTGTGTGAGATTGGAGCAAAGCAGACAGCGTGAGGGTCCTCATCCCTTGCTGCAAGTCTGCCTCTGCGAGGAGGTGTCGATAAGAGATGTAGGAGGCAGACTGTTGAGAGGAGGATGTGAATGGTGACTGGTGACTTCCACTTTGGAGAATCTCGCTCTCCTTTTACTGCCTAAATGTTTGCGATAGAGAAATGGGCAGAATGACAgtaggttttctgttttctaacaaTATTTAACTCTTTAATAACactaaaaatatgaatatgaaatcGCATATTATGTGTGAATTGTGGAAGAGTCACATGACCAATCATGTGTATGCTCAGGGCAGATATTGCCCCATTCTTCAGAAGGGAAGGCTAAATCTTAGTTTACAGATATGACTCGGGTTACAGAGAAAGCAGCAGAGTGGAAGCCGTTGTCCTAATTTATGATCTAAGGACTATTCGTCTCTTCCCTGGTATATGCTTGACAATGGGTGAACTCTAAAAAGTCAGCAGAAGCTGAGGATTTAGCAGCAGGGGTGGAATGGGCCCTGCTCTCTGTCCACCTCCATCTCAAAAGCGAGGATTTGGAAATTCAGCAATAATAGACAGTGGGATCCTTCTGTTAACTGTGACTCGGTGGCCTTTGCCTATGCCAAATCATTGTGTTTGTGCTGGTGGCCAGTGGGAAAGAATTCATTTTCAGTCAGTCATGGGGCATAAATCTGTTTGTTCTGGTTGCTTCTCAGTGGGTCATGCAAGCCCCTCACTCTACCCACGGGCCCTGGGCACAGGCGTCTGGATCCACCTTGGTAGAAGGTATTAGCATGAAGTAGAAGCCTCAGAATAAgtgcttttcctgtctctgctcccatgCAGGCCGAAGACACCAAGATGCAGGAGATAATGAGGCTCATGAATTCCTGCAGAATTTCTGTGCAGGCAACCAGCAGAATCAAGCCTTGCTGCATAAGCACATAAACCTGTTTCTCAACCCAGGGGTGAGTTAGGAAGCCTCTGGGCAAACCTGTATGGGGAGAACTGTGGGGAACCAGTTGTCCTTTGATACTGTGTGTTCTGGAACGTGTTAGAATGTAGCATTCATTCCAAAGGAAACATCTGGACCAGCTGCTAGGACATAGGTACTCCATATTGTAAGTCCAGGATGCCATGGGTACCTAGGAGGAGAGTAGTAGGTCAAAGGTGCATTTCTGCTTTTTCCCAATGACATTACCGTGTCACCGTTACCAATACAAAATGAGAAGTCTCGGTACTCAGCTAAGTATGTAATATGCCGCCCACAGAACGTTTCTATATTGCATGTTTGTGAAGTACATATTCCTGGATATATTAAGTGAATGTAACACATTTTGTTTAAGATGCCGTCACACTTCATACATTATCTTACATACTGCATTTTTTCCCCAATTAACACATCGTTGATGCCTTTGTAAATCAGAGATAAACGTTTTTTCTCACTATCTTCCATGGCTCAATGGCATTCGATAAAAATGTAAGTTAAAGTTCACTTCCTTATTAGTAAATAATTAGGCACTGTCTACTTTTTGGTTTTGTAAATAACACTGCAAAAGATATGTTTGTACGAGTAAATACACATGCTCAATAGAACCACTGGAGCTCTCTGTGAAAAGGATTTCTGGGTAATAGGATTATGTACGCtctttttggttttaaaaaaagggCAAAAGATAAAAGATAGAGAAGACCTAACTTATTAAATCATAAAACTCAGTATCTATGAGTAACTCTGGATAATATGTGTAAAACAAAGTTCCTAGAAcatactgtgggatgtcttcatGACTCTGTGGCAAGCCACGTTACAGTGTGCGAAGAACACTAATTATAAACAAAAGTATCCATTAATGGAACCTTGTTAAAATTAGCTTCTATTCCCAGGATGCCATCAAAAGCAGCCAAGCGCAAGCTACAGAGTAGAAGAAGACATTTGCATTACATGTGTTCAGCAAAGAGTTGATACCCAGAATCtttataaagaaatttttaataaGTCGgttagggaaatggaagagagcctttctttaaaaaaaaaaaaaaaaagggccaaaACTTGGACACAGCTAGTTGATGAGACAAGGTCAAAATTGATAGACAagatttgattaaaataaaaaagactgttGATAAGGGTTTAGAATAGCTGTAttgggcaggaggcagagctcaCTGCTTAGggcacatgttgctcttgcagaggggagggttcagtttctagcacccacatggtggcccacaaccattcataactagttccagaggctctgacaccctcttctgactttggcattcaccaggcacacatgaggtgtacatacatacatgcagacaaaacatttatacacatcaGTCTAGAACAGCTGTATTATACTGTAACTGtactataaaatatatgcaaCGCCTTTTCACAAGCCACTTAGCAGTATCATGTAAAAACAAGACGTTTGCTAACAAACGGAGTAGCGGGAACAAGAGTGAAAGCATGCTCACGTGTACAAGTGCTTCTGGGTTTTAGTGGCCGTGTTTTCTGGCCTCTTTCTGACCACATCCTTGTGCTTGGCCCAGATCCTGGAGGCAGTGACCATGCAGCACATCTTCATGAACAACTTCCAGCTGTGCAGTGAGATCAACGAGAGAGTGGTCCAGCACTTCGTCCACTGCATCGAGACCCACGGTCGCAATGTCCAGTACATAAAGTTTCTCCAGACCATTGTCAAGGCAGAAGGGAAATTCATTAAAAAGTGCCAAGACATGGTCATGGCTGAGGTGACAACCACATATTTCCATCTCCCTCCATCTGGTGTTCTGTAGAACTTAAGTTAGTCTTATCTGTGTGGTTTGGCACCCTCTTGAGGAGCCATATGGAAGGAAGGGTGTGCTTGTACGGTGCGGAGTCTCACATTTGTAGCTTAGGCAAGAGTCTGATTGACTCTTCGTAGCAGTAAATCTATTACTTGTAAGGCAGTTTGGCTTGAATTCTCCCGacagaaaaaagggaagatgATGATAACCAGCATCTATGTGGAGATTAAATGTGAGTGAGCCCAGTAAGCCAGACCAGCTTCCTCTTTCAAAATTatgactttttatttaattacttaccTAATTAATTCGCTTGAACAGTTTCAACTTAGTATTTCACAAGGAGCATCTGGTTGCAGAGTGGAGGCAgaagtttcatttgtttgtttgcggaAGTTGGTTCTGTGTGGTGAACATGGTCTTTGATTAGGAAGGCCCCTCCTTCAAACACGATGATGGCTCCCATGGGATTTGAGTAAACTCACCCTGTACTTGGATTTTTGTGCTATCTACATCCATGGCTCCAAGGCCAGGAGAGTTGGATCAGCCTAGGGTACAAATGCCTGCTGCGTTGTTTACATGTGTTGGCTTTCATGTCTTGATAGCTCAAGATTTCTGGGCATTTCTGTTAAATGAGTGTCTTCATGTACTGTGTGGACTAAATGAGGTAGTGATAACAACAAGTAGCTAACATTTACTTCAGGCCTAAAACAGTCTGCATATTGTTCTGAGAAATTTGTAcatgatcatttatttattctgtacaaCAAAACTCTGAGTCATGGGTTGCATTTTGTCCCTATTTTTACttagaaaagaaactgaggcacagtgagGTTAAGTAACCTAGCAAAAGTATTTGTCTGGGATCTAGACCCTTGACTAGTACTCATTAAAGCTGGTTGCTAATAAGCGAATAGACTCCTGGGGGAAGTGAcgcagtggtagagtacttgaccAGCATGCATACGGTCCTCAGCTCAATCCCTAGTAgttctaaaaagtaaaaataaaatcctgcaCCTACTGAGTTGAGGATACATTGGCAGTGAGTACATTGTACTTATTAACTTTATTTTGACTTCTGTGCCaacccttttttaaacttttgtgcTTCGTATAGTGCTAAAATTGATGTATAGTAAAATAGGTTTGTTAGAAGCCACATCCTAGGAGACAAATAGGTAGGCATCACCATCCTTAGCTAAAATGACTCAACTTTTTGATGAGGGCTGAAAGGAACACATCTTTGTTAGAAGTGGATTATTTATGATTAAAGAGATAAGACATTGGATGGAAGATTTGCATCAGGAAGCCTTCTACAATATACCAAAAGATGGAAATATTTAAGCTAGAAAAACAATAGCCTGAGAGTGCGGGCCTAGCAGTCTGTTTCCATGGAATGTCCTGGTGTACAGCCTGGTCTTCCCCTAGTAGATTTGTTATGACCACCATGATTACTTCTGTGTCCTTGGATTCACGTGATGCTGTTAAGAAATGTTCAGTCAAGAAAAAGTGGGATCTAGATGAGTTTAGTGATACAGACATAGCTTGCTCAAAGTCTGTCTTTGTACACATAGAATTTTGTAAGGTTGCCTCACTCCTGAAAGCTTGTAACCCCAATGaacacttttctctgtgtagcttgtcaATTCTGGAGAGGATGTCCTCGTGTTCTACAATGACAGAGCCTCTTCCAGACTCTGATCCAGATGAT is drawn from Peromyscus leucopus breed LL Stock unplaced genomic scaffold, UCI_PerLeu_2.1 scaffold_132, whole genome shotgun sequence and contains these coding sequences:
- the LOC114689562 gene encoding inositol 1,4,5-trisphosphate receptor type 1-like, translated to MDGASGENEHKKTEEGSSKPQKHESTSSYNYRVVKEILIRLSKLCVQESASVRKSRKQQQRLLRNMGAHAVVLELLQIPYEKAEDTKMQEIMRLMNSCRISVQILEAVTMQHIFMNNFQLCSEINERVVQHFVHCIETHGRNVQYIKFLQTIVKAEGKFIKKCQDMVMAEVTTTYFHLPPSGVL